The following proteins are encoded in a genomic region of Hyla sarda isolate aHylSar1 chromosome 3, aHylSar1.hap1, whole genome shotgun sequence:
- the LOC130361080 gene encoding uncharacterized protein LOC130361080: MPGSGPLRLRRPYLRVFVMLIIMIIRRLRHPNLEPRRRRFWVHPFLQDRLSKGFLSVVFQDLRRDEVKFKNYCRLSMSMFDQLFEFIKADLTMTTTCMRKPISPEDRLLITLRFLATGESYASLHLQFRVGVSTISRIVRSTCSVIWQKLQPTEMPCPSEETWLQVAAGFQTVANFPNCIGAVDGKHIRVQQPPHSGTRFYNYKKYFSIVLMAVADAHSRFVAIDVGNYGSSGDSRVLQVSAIGRQILRDCVTLPAARPLPGSTVDVPFVMVSDEAFPLLPNLLRPYAQRELDARRRIFNYRLARARRVVECAFGIMSSQWRVLNTAIRLDVNTVDIVVKACCVLHNFNRNNIHDGDVLMPPSSLHTHINWGSQPNPSGTQIRDFFADYFISPQGAVPWQYSCAGGEQTRVMESRTS, encoded by the exons ATGCCTGGTAGTGGACCATTACGTTTGCGCCGGCCATACTTGAGGGTGTTTGTCATGTTAATTATCATGATTATTCGCCGACTGCGCCACCCAAATCTG GAGCCCCGTAGACGACGATTCTGGGTGCATCCATTCCTTCAGGATCGCTTGTCCAAAGGTTTTCTTTCAGTGGTGTTTCAAGATTTGAGAAG GGATGAggttaaatttaaaaattattgCCGACTTTCTATGTCGATGTTTGATCAACTTTTTGAATTTATCAAAGCTGATTTGACTATGACCACTACCTGTATGCGGAAGCCAATTTCACCCGAGGATCGTTTGCTCATCACCTTGCG aTTTTTAGCCACAGGAGAGAGCTATGCATCCCTGCACCTTCAATTCAGGGTTGGTGTTTCGACCATCTCCAGAATTGTAAGGAGTACATGCAGCGTGATCTGGCAGAAATTGCAGCCCACTGAGATGCCGTGCCCATCCGAGGAGACTTGGTTACAGGTTGCAGCAGGCTTTCAAACTGTAGCCAATTTTCCAAACTGCATAGGGGCAGTTGATGGCAAACATATCAGGGTGCAGCAGCCACCGCACTCAGGCACTCGCTTTtataactataaaaaatatttttcgatTGTCCTGATGGCGGTGGCTGATGCTCACTCTCGATTTGTTGCCATTGATGTTGGCAACTATGGCAGTAGTGGAGATTCTCGGGTGCTGCAAGTATCCGCAATTGGTAGGCAAATTCTTCGAGATTGTGTCACGCTCCCAGCTGCCAGACCTCTTCCGGGTTCCACAGTTGATGTTCCCTTTGTGATGGTATCGGATGAGGCTTTTCCATTATTGCCCAACCTGCTGCGCCCATATGCCCAAAGAGAACTTGATGCTCGCCGGAGGATTTTTAATTATAGGCTGGCACGGGCACGTAGAGTTGTGGAATGCGCCTTTGGAATAATGAGTAGTCAGTGGAGGGTCCTGAATACTGCAATCCGTTTGGATGTGAACACAGTTGATATTGTGGTGAAGGCTTGCTGTGTGCTTCACAACTTCAATCGCAATAACATCCACGATGGAGATGTGTTGATGCCACCATCAAGCCTTCACACACATATCAACTGGGGTTCTCAACCTAACCCCAGCGGAACGCAGATTCGGGATTTCTTTGCTGACTATTTTATTAGTCCACAAGGTGCCGTGCCCTGGCAATACTCCTGTGCCGGTGGTGAGCAAACCAGGGTGATGGAATCCAGGACCAGCTAA